TCTTCAAAAGGTTTCTCAATATTGTTAACCTCCCATTCCTCTCGTACACAATGAGCAATCTCTACACAAGGTTTTAGTTCTACATGTGAGGCATATGATGAAGAAGGGAATAAAAAGCTTGAACAAATTAAAATTGCAAAAAAAACTATTTTCATTAACAGAGGAATTTAACAACCAATAATCTAACGAATTAAATTACTAATTTGTAATGACGTATCTCATGATTTTTGAATACAGCATATATATTTTTATATTCAGGATTTAATATGTATTTCTAGTAATCCAAAAAAAAAAGATCTCTCAGAGAGAGATCATTTTAAAATTGATTTATATCAAGTGTTTCCTTGTTTCCACTGAAATAAATCAATTCCTCCTACACACAATCCTAATATCACACCTAAATTCAAAATATGTAATATCTAATAGGCCTCTATCTTAACTGTCACATCGCAAAAAATACAAAAAGTACTCAAACATTGAGATCGAGTACTTTTAAAGTTATCAGAAAAAAGTGTGTGAGGAGTTTCTGATGTATTTAATTTACTCCGTAGGTAATTTAAAAGGCTACAGTATAAATTACTAATTATTTAAATCTTTTAGAAAAATTGGGCGTTGATGAAAAAAATAATCAAAAACATAAAAAATTCATGAAAAGCATTTACAAAAAAATCATTTTTATTATTTCGGCAATTGCTCTTTTTTCAGTAATATTGGTTGTTGTCAAATATTCGCTAACTTATATTGAAAATAATCCCGAAAAATACTTACCTACGGAAAAGTAAGAAAAAATTAAGTATAAATTCACTTCAAAAAATCTATAAAGTGTCTTAAATATGTTATACATAGACAGATTGAGTCATGAAAATCAAAAATACTTCAGTTCTTAATCAGAATAATATTCATTTAAGTCAATTTAAAAATAAGCATAAATATCAAATACTTGAGAATTACTGGAAGAAAAGAAAGAAAGAATGTGAAAAAAATCTTTCAAAATTTTGCTAACCGATAATTATGAATTTTATTTTTTCTTTTTTATTAGCATCTGTAATGTGGGTACAAGTTCCACAATGGGAAGCTGACTGGTCAAAATGTGCAGTAGATGTTCCCGATTCATCGTGTCACTGGTACGTAGCTGCTCCCGATAATACTTTTGGGGAAGGATTTAATTGGGAAAACGCTCCTTGGTTTGATGCTAATGGATTACAGGATGTAGCAAAGATTGAGAAAGAATCTGTAGTAGAAAAACTTCAAAATAACTAAAGTTTCTATTTCATCAATTAACTTTTAAAAGTATTTAAATCTAGCTGCATAGTAGTTAACTTTTGATTAATTAAAAAATTTTTATGCGTTTCAAAGTAAGTCTCAAAAAAAATGGAAAGGAATTTGATGAAGTTGTTATAGCTAATAATAAAAAAGAGGCTGTGGAAGTAGCTTTAAAAAACAATCCAGAAGCTCAAGCACTAAACTCTGATTGGACATTTAAGATTTAATTATTTGCGAAGCTTAGGAATCAAAAGAGATGCAACACAAATAACACTAATCGCAGGTCCAGGCGAAAGATTAAAGACTATAGAGAGAATAAATCCCATAAGTGAGATACATAATCCAAAAAATGAAGACCTCATCATTGCAATTCTTAAACTATGAGCCTTATTTAGCCCTAACAAAGTTGGCGAAGAAAGAAGAGCAATTACAAGAATTACTCCCACTGCTGACATTGAACTAACAATTACTAATGCCGTCGTAAAACTCAAAGCAAGATTTAATAAAGAAACGTTTATACCACTTGCGGACGCACCTTCTGGATCTAATCCAACATAAACTACCTTTTCATATCCAAAAGTCATTAAAAGTATAAATACTAAAAAAGCAATTATTGTTCTAAGTAAATCTCCAAAATTTGCTGTCAATAAATCGCCAAATAATACTGCCTCCAAATCAATCCTTATTCCGAGTAAAGGGATTATAAGGACCCCAAACCCAAGCATTCCAGCAAGAATAGTATTCATAACTGCTTCATAATTTTCACTTTTTCTATTAGTTAAACTTTCCGCAATTACCGAGCCTAAAAGACCACTGATAACACCACCAATTGAGGGGTGAATTCCAAGCGCTAATGCGAGAGCAAGTCCAGGCAAAACACAATGAGAGATTAAATTAACTTGTAATAATCTCTTATGGGTGATTAATACAGTTCCCATAGCTGGGCATAAGATCCCGGAAAATATAGTTATTATTAATGGAACCAACCACCAGTTGTTATTAATAAAAGACATTATTCGAAAGATTCGGTATGATCAAAAATACGAGACAAAAAAAGATTTTGGAAACAATGGTAACTAAGTCTGACATTACCAAAAGACAAGAACAACTTCTTGAAGAACTTAATAAATGCGAGGATGAATTGAGCGGTCAAGAATTGCATAGGCAGTTGATCACAAAAGGCAAATCTATGGGGTTGACCACTGTTTATAGAAATCTGCAAATCTTGATAAAGCATGGATTAATTCGTTCCAGACATCTCCCAACAGGAGAGGTTCTTTACACTCCCGTAGACAGAGATATTCATCATTTGACCTGCGTTCAATGCGGAGAGACGTCGAAAATGGAAGGTTGTCCTGTTAAAAATATTCATGCCCCTAAAAAAAATCCAAGAAAGTTTCAACTTTTGTTTCATACACTCGAATATTTCGGCCTTTGCCAAAACTGTTATCAAGCTCAAAATTAAGAAGGAACATTTTCTAATCACAGAAATTATTTTCCTTTATAGAGCTTATGTTTATCGCATCTAATTTATCTTTTATTTGATCAGGACTACCAACTGCTAAAACGCTTTTATCAAGAACTATTACTTGATCATAATTATTTAGAGACTCACCCCAATCATGGCTACTTACGAGTAAAGAAAGTCCCGCATCTGCGAGTTGACGAACAATTTTCAGGAAGTCCTCTTTTGCAGGGGGATCCAATGCCGCACAAGGTTCATCCAGAAGAAATATTTTTGCAGGGGACATAAGAGTTTTTGCTAATAGAGCTCTTTGTTGCTGTCCTCCTGAAAGAGAATCGAGTCTTCTATTAGCCAAATTAGCAATTCCTACTCTTTGCATTGTCGCTTCTAATTCACAACATTTATTAATCCAAGAATTAGGATATTCTAGAAGAGCCTTGATTTGAAAGGGGTTATTACTTCTTGATTTTGAATACTTTATTTGACCAAGAGATACCAATTTTTCAACTGTAATGGGAAACTTCCAATTCATAGAACTTCTTTGAGGCATAAGTGCCACTAAAGCTCTAGATCTATATAAATTTTCACCGTCAATTTTTATATCGCCTTTATCTGGAGTATTTTGTCCTTGCAATATCCTCAAAAGAGTAGATTTACCAGCACCATTTGGACCTACTAGCGCTGTAAGAGTTCCAGGTTTAATCTCAACCGATACCTTATTTAAAGCTGGCTTACTTTTTTTTGTGTATGCAAATGTTAAATTTTCAGCGACTAAAGTAGCCATTAATTAATCTTCATGAAAAAAGTCACTTTACAAGCTTACCAATAATATAAGCTGCGTATTATTTTCATAACATTTGATACCTTTTCTTGTCAGAGGCAATGAAAATGATTATCATTTTTAAGTATTTAATAACTTTTTATGTCAATTTTTAAAAGACTTCTATCAAATAAAAAAGGTTCAAGTAAGTCAATTATTAAAAATTCCGTAATCGCTGGAACGATTATATTTTCTGGTTTTGGGCAGGATGTCATGGCTAAAGGAAAGTCATACGTTGCAGTTGAACCACTAGTTTGTGATTTAGTTAAATCAATTGCATTACCATCTGACGAAGTTACATGCCTAGTAGATAGAAAACAGGATGTTCATGATTTAAAGATCAATCCAAGACAAGCTCAATTACTAAATAGCGCAGACAAAGTATTCACTCTTGGCAAAGAAATGACTCCAAGTATGAGAAATTGGGAAAGTAAAAAGAATACTGTTGTTGTAGGTGTTAGTGCAATAGACGTAGATGATCATTCTGATCATGAAGGTCACGATGACCACTCAGACCATGGTGGACATGATGATCATGCTAAACATTCAGCTAAGGTAGATGATCATTCTGATCATGGAGGTCATGATGATCATTCAGACCATGGAGGACATGATGATCATGCTGAGGGTGCTTTCGAATGGGCAGGTAAATTCCAACTTTCTAAGGGTTCATACAAATGGTCATTTGAAAAAGTCGATGGAGAATATGCAGATCCTGCAATGAAGATGGTGATTCTCAAATCTAATGACATAGAAGGGTCTGAAGATTTGGCTAAAGAATTATTAGGATCTAAAGACTCAATAAGCAGAAAAAATAATGGTACTTTGATCGCAAGTAATAAAGCATTTATTCTTAACTTTGATCAAAGAAAAGAAAGCACTGTTTTTAATGTGGATATCAAAGAAGATGGTGAATATATATTTTTTACTGAACACATGCCTTTTGAGTTTGAAGCAACTCAACACTTCTTTAAAGACGTCTTAAATAGTGATGTCGAGCCCA
This window of the Prochlorococcus sp. MIT 1314 genome carries:
- a CDS encoding metal ABC transporter permease, whose protein sequence is MSFINNNWWLVPLIITIFSGILCPAMGTVLITHKRLLQVNLISHCVLPGLALALALGIHPSIGGVISGLLGSVIAESLTNRKSENYEAVMNTILAGMLGFGVLIIPLLGIRIDLEAVLFGDLLTANFGDLLRTIIAFLVFILLMTFGYEKVVYVGLDPEGASASGINVSLLNLALSFTTALVIVSSMSAVGVILVIALLSSPTLLGLNKAHSLRIAMMRSSFFGLCISLMGFILSIVFNLSPGPAISVICVASLLIPKLRK
- a CDS encoding transcriptional repressor, which codes for MIKNTRQKKILETMVTKSDITKRQEQLLEELNKCEDELSGQELHRQLITKGKSMGLTTVYRNLQILIKHGLIRSRHLPTGEVLYTPVDRDIHHLTCVQCGETSKMEGCPVKNIHAPKKNPRKFQLLFHTLEYFGLCQNCYQAQN
- a CDS encoding ABC transporter ATP-binding protein; protein product: MATLVAENLTFAYTKKSKPALNKVSVEIKPGTLTALVGPNGAGKSTLLRILQGQNTPDKGDIKIDGENLYRSRALVALMPQRSSMNWKFPITVEKLVSLGQIKYSKSRSNNPFQIKALLEYPNSWINKCCELEATMQRVGIANLANRRLDSLSGGQQQRALLAKTLMSPAKIFLLDEPCAALDPPAKEDFLKIVRQLADAGLSLLVSSHDWGESLNNYDQVIVLDKSVLAVGSPDQIKDKLDAINISSIKENNFCD
- a CDS encoding metal ABC transporter solute-binding protein, Zn/Mn family, whose product is MSIFKRLLSNKKGSSKSIIKNSVIAGTIIFSGFGQDVMAKGKSYVAVEPLVCDLVKSIALPSDEVTCLVDRKQDVHDLKINPRQAQLLNSADKVFTLGKEMTPSMRNWESKKNTVVVGVSAIDVDDHSDHEGHDDHSDHGGHDDHAKHSAKVDDHSDHGGHDDHSDHGGHDDHAEGAFEWAGKFQLSKGSYKWSFEKVDGEYADPAMKMVILKSNDIEGSEDLAKELLGSKDSISRKNNGTLIASNKAFILNFDQRKESTVFNVDIKEDGEYIFFTEHMPFEFEATQHFFKDVLNSDVEPIAQVPDEGEGHHHHHDHGGLDPHVWHDPHNIIKMGDVISKSLKKDISVFNRGDRKLINERFEKADSLLEGLDSWIVEQVSSIPEENRVIVSKHKAMEYYGDAFGFETISLLDFLGDSSSLRPENISSTLKMLDEEKVQAIFPEQIPASKLLRNLSRQSSVPLASNQIFVDGLMMDGNTVSVAVHNTCTIVDSLGGSCDKESGSNLESEWYKLSD